A genomic segment from Propioniciclava sp. MC1595 encodes:
- a CDS encoding MBL fold metallo-hydrolase, giving the protein MEFSLSEFEPVGDRVHVAVAEPEGVNVGLVVGSTGALLVDTGSSPEQGRAIRAAAEAVAGGVAGGVPLTHVVVTHAHYDHVGGLAAFGDLVTLGHEHLARACAEGTPAPSQTFAMASAVNLGDCHVELAHFGRGHTDHDVVAVVPGRKVAFLGDLLETSAEPSAGTDSWPGEWGASLDWVAGMLPRDCVIIPGHGPALNMDGAGTQRGEMQWLHERAQALYHAGRGAAGAWAPDWPWPQEPAEQFVAQAITRMREAGRPRQRPTLPLINR; this is encoded by the coding sequence GTGGAGTTCAGCCTGAGTGAGTTCGAACCGGTCGGCGACCGCGTGCACGTCGCGGTGGCCGAGCCCGAGGGGGTGAACGTCGGCCTCGTCGTGGGGTCGACCGGGGCCCTCCTCGTCGACACCGGCAGCTCCCCCGAGCAGGGCCGCGCCATCCGGGCCGCGGCCGAAGCCGTGGCCGGGGGCGTGGCCGGGGGCGTCCCCCTGACCCACGTCGTCGTCACGCACGCCCACTATGACCACGTCGGCGGCCTCGCCGCGTTCGGGGACCTGGTCACCCTCGGCCACGAGCACCTGGCCCGCGCCTGCGCGGAGGGCACCCCAGCGCCGTCGCAGACGTTCGCGATGGCGTCCGCGGTCAACCTGGGCGACTGCCACGTCGAGCTGGCCCACTTCGGCCGCGGTCACACCGACCACGACGTGGTCGCCGTGGTGCCCGGGCGCAAGGTGGCCTTCCTCGGCGACCTGCTCGAGACCTCCGCCGAGCCGTCCGCCGGCACCGACTCGTGGCCCGGCGAGTGGGGCGCCTCCCTGGACTGGGTGGCCGGCATGCTGCCCCGCGACTGCGTGATCATCCCCGGGCACGGGCCGGCGCTGAACATGGACGGCGCCGGCACGCAGCGGGGCGAGATGCAGTGGCTGCACGAGCGCGCGCAGGCGCTGTACCACGCGGGCAGGGGTGCGGCCGGCGCGTGGGCTCCCGACTGGCCGTGGCCGCAGGAGCCGGCCGAGCAGTTCGTCGCGCAGGCGATCACCCGCATGCGCGAGGCCGGGCGGCCACGCCAGCGCCCGACGCTGCCGCTGATCAACCGCTGA
- a CDS encoding YciI family protein has translation MDNVLVVNYTYIADPDAIAEHRPAHRAFLATLAETGTLLLSGPMAPGVGQPDAGLLVLRGETPDEVLAALADDPFQQKGIVANIEVRGWKPVLGAWLEKVSD, from the coding sequence ATGGACAACGTGCTGGTCGTGAACTACACCTACATCGCCGACCCCGACGCCATCGCCGAGCACCGCCCCGCCCACCGGGCGTTCCTGGCGACGCTCGCCGAGACGGGCACCCTCCTGCTGTCCGGCCCGATGGCGCCCGGCGTGGGTCAGCCCGACGCGGGCCTGCTGGTTCTGCGGGGCGAGACCCCCGACGAGGTCCTGGCCGCGTTGGCCGACGACCCGTTCCAGCAGAAGGGGATCGTCGCGAACATCGAGGTGCGCGGCTGGAAGCCCGTGCTGGGCGCTTGGCTGGAGAAGGTCTCCGACTAG
- a CDS encoding DUF3097 domain-containing protein produces MNRYSSDVLAKGWQQANRPTATKTPVERDMVLEEPTSGFVGAVVGWENGVVILEDRKGKRRSFPFGPNFWLDGKPVDLTAPARPAPTARDRAQQYNRTHTASGSRVGPAEKAKVALPSRIYVEGRHDAELVEKVWGADLRHVGVVVEYLGGIDDLPAIVADFAPGRGRRLGVLVDHLVPGSKESRIVAQVTGEHVFVTGHEYIDIWAAVKPARVGLTAWPDIPRGTDWKKGTLAALGWPHTDQADVASGWKRILGSVTGWKDLDPRLLTEVEKLIDFVTEDHLDRES; encoded by the coding sequence GTGAACCGCTACTCCTCCGACGTCCTGGCCAAGGGCTGGCAGCAGGCCAACCGGCCCACGGCCACCAAGACCCCCGTCGAGCGCGACATGGTGCTCGAGGAGCCCACCTCGGGCTTCGTCGGCGCCGTCGTCGGCTGGGAGAACGGCGTCGTCATCCTCGAGGACCGCAAGGGCAAGCGGCGCAGCTTCCCGTTCGGCCCCAACTTCTGGCTCGACGGCAAGCCGGTCGACCTGACCGCCCCGGCCCGTCCGGCGCCCACCGCCCGCGACCGGGCCCAGCAGTACAACCGCACGCACACGGCGTCCGGCTCGCGGGTCGGGCCCGCCGAGAAGGCCAAGGTCGCGCTGCCCAGCCGGATCTACGTCGAGGGACGCCACGACGCCGAACTCGTCGAGAAGGTCTGGGGCGCCGACCTGCGCCACGTCGGCGTCGTCGTGGAGTACCTCGGCGGCATCGACGACCTGCCCGCGATCGTCGCCGACTTCGCGCCCGGCCGTGGACGCCGGCTCGGCGTGCTCGTCGACCACCTCGTGCCCGGCAGCAAGGAGTCGCGCATCGTCGCGCAGGTCACCGGCGAGCACGTCTTCGTGACCGGCCACGAGTACATCGACATCTGGGCCGCGGTGAAGCCCGCCCGCGTCGGGCTGACCGCGTGGCCGGACATCCCGCGCGGCACCGACTGGAAGAAGGGCACGCTGGCCGCCCTCGGCTGGCCGCACACCGACCAGGCCGACGTCGCCTCCGGCTGGAAGCGGATCCTCGGCAGCGTCACCGGCTGGAAGGACCTCGACCCGCGCCTGCTCACCGAGGTCGAGAAGCTGATCGACTTCGTCACCGAGGACCACCTCGACCGGGAGTCCTGA
- a CDS encoding S-methyl-5'-thioadenosine phosphorylase yields the protein MQADIGIIGGSGFYSFFDDATRVEVDTPFGPPSGPLTVGEVAGRRVAFLPRHGERHQYAPHTVNYRANLWALKAVGVTQVLAPCAVGSLQHHLTPGTFVVPDQVVDRTYRAGHTVWEAEGPVVHVPFADPYCARGRAAVLGQADADTELVDGGTLVVINGPRFSSRAESQWHSAAGWSVVGMTGMPEASVARELALCFTSVACVTDMDAGLEGDEGVTHAEVLEVFAGNIERLKALLLRTVGVMPTGDCTCHHALDGIPLPFPLPEVGAGVRVLDA from the coding sequence ATGCAGGCTGACATCGGCATCATCGGCGGGTCCGGCTTCTACTCGTTCTTCGACGATGCGACGCGCGTCGAGGTCGACACCCCGTTCGGGCCCCCGTCGGGGCCGCTCACGGTCGGTGAGGTCGCCGGACGCCGGGTCGCGTTCCTGCCCCGGCACGGGGAGCGCCACCAGTACGCCCCCCACACGGTCAACTACCGCGCCAACCTGTGGGCCCTCAAGGCCGTCGGCGTGACCCAGGTCCTCGCCCCGTGCGCGGTGGGCTCGCTGCAGCACCACCTCACGCCCGGCACCTTCGTCGTGCCCGACCAGGTCGTCGACCGCACCTACCGCGCGGGCCACACGGTCTGGGAGGCCGAGGGGCCCGTCGTCCACGTCCCGTTCGCCGACCCCTACTGCGCGCGGGGCCGGGCCGCAGTGCTGGGCCAAGCCGACGCGGACACCGAGCTCGTGGACGGCGGCACGCTCGTCGTGATCAACGGCCCGCGGTTCTCCAGCCGGGCGGAGTCGCAGTGGCACTCGGCGGCCGGCTGGTCGGTGGTGGGGATGACCGGCATGCCCGAGGCGTCCGTGGCCCGCGAGCTGGCGCTGTGCTTCACCTCGGTCGCGTGCGTCACCGACATGGACGCCGGCCTCGAGGGCGACGAGGGCGTCACCCACGCCGAGGTGCTCGAGGTGTTCGCCGGCAACATCGAGCGCCTGAAGGCCCTCCTGTTGCGCACCGTCGGGGTCATGCCGACCGGCGACTGCACCTGCCACCACGCGCTGGACGGGATCCCGCTCCCGTTCCCACTGCCCGAGGTTGGCGCCGGAGTCCGCGTGCTCGACGCCTGA
- a CDS encoding inositol monophosphatase has translation MRTDEVADLIRDVCERVILPRFRALASHEVIQKRPGDVVTVADREAEAELTAAFGRATPGALVVGEEASFADPTALRALPDAEHAWVVDPVDGTRNFAAGTHDFGVMVAEVRRGEATRGWIWQPLHDALYLVERGAGVTCNGTPLARLDPGPGPWEVAVWPRLRPTRAPGLRLRPTRGSCAIDYPALARGELHGLAYRSIHPWDHLAGTLMVTELGGAACVDGRAYAPGVTGRMLTVGASPEVVELASRRLAP, from the coding sequence ATGCGCACCGACGAGGTCGCCGACCTCATCCGGGACGTCTGCGAGCGGGTGATCCTGCCGCGATTCCGGGCGCTGGCGAGCCACGAGGTGATCCAGAAGCGCCCCGGCGACGTCGTCACCGTCGCCGACCGCGAGGCGGAGGCGGAGCTCACCGCCGCCTTCGGCCGGGCCACCCCGGGCGCGTTGGTGGTGGGGGAGGAGGCCTCCTTCGCCGACCCGACCGCCCTGCGCGCGCTGCCCGACGCCGAGCACGCCTGGGTCGTCGACCCGGTCGACGGCACCCGCAACTTCGCCGCGGGCACCCACGACTTCGGCGTCATGGTCGCCGAGGTCCGGCGCGGGGAGGCCACCCGCGGCTGGATCTGGCAGCCGCTCCACGACGCCCTCTACCTCGTCGAGCGCGGCGCCGGCGTCACCTGCAACGGGACGCCGCTGGCCCGGCTCGACCCGGGGCCCGGCCCGTGGGAGGTCGCCGTGTGGCCGCGCCTGCGGCCCACCCGGGCGCCCGGCCTGCGGCTGCGCCCGACGCGCGGCTCGTGCGCGATCGACTACCCGGCGCTCGCGCGCGGGGAGCTGCACGGGCTGGCGTACCGCTCGATCCACCCCTGGGACCACCTCGCGGGCACGCTCATGGTGACCGAGCTGGGCGGGGCGGCGTGCGTCGACGGGCGCGCCTACGCGCCCGGGGTCACCGGGAGGATGCTGACGGTCGGGGCCTCGCCCGAGGTCGTGGAGCTGGCGTCGCGCCGGCTCGCCCCCTGA
- the hrcA gene encoding heat-inducible transcriptional repressor HrcA: MLDDRKLAILRAIVTDYVSSQEPVGSRALVERHNLNVSPATVRNDMAALEEEGYITQPHTSAGRIPTDKGYRLFVDRLSTVKPLTSAEKRAITQFMAGALDVDDVVRRTVALLAQITRQVAIVQYPVLSSMVIRHVEVLRLGADRGLVMCVSATGAVEQRLVVLPPEGDRHDDDLALVRGRLADLLVGATPREAVDRLATFTDQLPPAASGLAATIVAALLDIVTDDPGARVAVAGVPNLTRFGDQFETTVKPVLEALEEQVVLLRLLGEATSPTDVTVRIGHENPYAPLQATSVVASGYGTDERAWATLGIVGPTRMDYPSAIASVRAVARYVGRFLAEA, from the coding sequence ATGCTGGATGACCGCAAGCTCGCGATCCTGCGCGCGATCGTCACCGACTACGTCTCGAGCCAGGAACCCGTCGGCTCCCGTGCCCTGGTCGAGCGGCACAACCTCAACGTGTCCCCGGCGACGGTCCGCAACGACATGGCGGCGCTGGAGGAGGAGGGCTACATCACGCAGCCCCACACCAGCGCGGGCCGCATCCCCACCGACAAGGGCTATCGGCTGTTCGTCGACCGCCTGTCCACGGTCAAGCCGCTGACCTCGGCCGAGAAGCGCGCGATCACCCAGTTCATGGCCGGTGCCCTCGACGTCGACGACGTCGTGCGCCGCACGGTGGCCCTGCTGGCGCAGATCACCCGCCAGGTCGCGATCGTCCAGTACCCGGTGCTGTCGAGCATGGTCATCCGCCACGTCGAGGTGCTCCGCCTGGGCGCCGACCGCGGCCTGGTGATGTGCGTCAGCGCCACCGGTGCGGTCGAGCAGCGCCTCGTCGTGCTCCCGCCCGAGGGCGACCGGCACGACGACGACCTCGCGCTCGTCCGGGGCCGGCTCGCCGATCTGCTCGTCGGGGCCACGCCCCGCGAGGCCGTCGACCGGCTGGCCACGTTCACCGACCAGCTGCCGCCCGCGGCGTCCGGCCTCGCGGCCACGATCGTGGCCGCCCTGCTCGACATCGTGACCGACGACCCCGGCGCCCGCGTCGCCGTCGCCGGCGTGCCCAACCTGACCCGGTTCGGCGACCAGTTCGAGACCACCGTCAAGCCGGTGCTCGAGGCCCTGGAGGAGCAGGTCGTCCTGCTGCGCCTGCTGGGCGAGGCCACCTCGCCCACCGACGTGACCGTGCGGATCGGGCACGAGAACCCCTACGCGCCGCTGCAGGCCACCTCGGTCGTGGCGTCGGGCTACGGCACCGACGAGCGCGCCTGGGCCACGCTGGGCATCGTGGGCCCCACCCGTATGGACTACCCTTCGGCCATCGCCTCCGTGCGCGCTGTCGCACGGTACGTTGGCCGGTTCCTCGCCGAAGCCTGA
- a CDS encoding DUF4037 domain-containing protein, producing MPAPSTDDQIAHALLRIPGVRAVLLGGSRATGVADAASDTDLYALRSGPPAPEGVRAGVLAPFADGGTVTHDDTWGVEDRLHHDGRLVEVMHFDLAEFRVDEAFDPGLDPNGYTTAFLHTLARGVPLADPYGDLTRRRARLATYPEATAHRILGGTRTELAGYLEQLRKAQKRRDWASVVHRRAAFQTAWFDALFALNRAYHPGEKRLLDHADGLGTRVADQRTRWEAATLLQGDDAGLLPLLTTLAEDLFGLVDADRR from the coding sequence ATGCCCGCCCCGAGCACCGACGACCAGATCGCGCACGCCCTGCTCCGGATCCCCGGCGTCCGCGCCGTGCTGCTGGGCGGCTCCCGCGCCACGGGGGTCGCCGACGCGGCGTCCGACACCGATCTGTATGCGCTGCGCAGCGGCCCCCCCGCCCCCGAGGGCGTGCGCGCGGGCGTCCTGGCCCCGTTCGCCGACGGCGGCACCGTCACCCACGACGACACGTGGGGCGTCGAGGACCGCCTGCACCACGACGGGCGTCTGGTCGAGGTCATGCACTTCGACCTCGCCGAGTTCCGGGTCGACGAGGCGTTCGACCCCGGCCTGGATCCCAACGGCTACACGACCGCGTTCCTGCACACGCTGGCCCGTGGCGTCCCGTTGGCGGACCCGTACGGCGACCTGACCCGCCGCCGGGCGCGGCTGGCCACCTATCCCGAGGCGACCGCGCACCGGATCCTCGGCGGCACGCGGACCGAGCTGGCGGGCTACCTCGAGCAACTGCGGAAGGCGCAGAAGCGTCGCGACTGGGCCTCGGTCGTCCACCGGCGGGCGGCCTTCCAGACGGCGTGGTTCGACGCCCTGTTCGCCCTCAACCGCGCGTACCACCCCGGCGAGAAGCGCCTCCTCGACCACGCGGATGGGCTGGGCACCCGGGTCGCCGACCAGCGGACCCGCTGGGAGGCGGCCACCCTGCTCCAGGGCGACGACGCGGGGCTCCTGCCGCTGTTGACCACGCTCGCCGAGGACCTCTTCGGCCTCGTCGACGCCGACCGTCGCTGA
- the hemW gene encoding radical SAM family heme chaperone HemW: protein MTPSALPDGEPAPDDGALPASALAEVGARGLSAYVHVPFCATRCGYCDFNTYTAAELGSAPGASREAYLESVAREVALARGVLGDPPPFATVFFGGGTPTLLDPAEQGGILARLRDEFGLAPDAEVTTEANPDSVTPASLERLVEAGFTRISFGMQSSAPHVLRMLERTHTPGRALEAVRWAREAGFSSASLDLIYGTPTETLDDWRATVEDALTAEPDHLSAYSLIVEDGTRFAARVRRGEVPLPDEDDLADKYEVADTLLRQAGLEWYEVSNWARPGHACRHNLAYWRGDDWWGFGPGAHSHVGGVRFWNVKHPRTYAGRLADGFSPAAGRERLTAEDRRIERILLELRLREGLPRAVLTDAEAARVPDLASRGWLHVWDDRVAVTDDGRLLADAAVRELLG, encoded by the coding sequence GTGACTCCTTCCGCGCTGCCCGACGGCGAGCCGGCCCCCGACGACGGGGCCCTGCCGGCGTCCGCACTCGCCGAGGTCGGGGCGCGCGGGCTGTCGGCGTACGTGCACGTGCCGTTCTGCGCCACGCGCTGCGGCTACTGTGACTTCAACACCTACACCGCGGCCGAGCTGGGGTCGGCGCCCGGGGCGTCCCGGGAGGCCTACCTCGAATCGGTGGCCCGTGAGGTCGCCCTGGCCCGGGGCGTACTGGGCGACCCGCCCCCGTTCGCCACCGTCTTCTTCGGCGGCGGCACCCCGACGCTGCTCGACCCGGCCGAGCAGGGCGGGATCCTGGCCCGGCTCCGCGACGAGTTCGGCCTCGCCCCCGACGCCGAGGTGACGACCGAGGCCAACCCCGACTCGGTGACCCCCGCCTCCCTCGAACGGCTGGTCGAGGCCGGGTTCACGCGCATCTCGTTCGGCATGCAGTCCTCGGCGCCGCACGTGCTGCGGATGCTGGAGCGCACCCACACCCCCGGCCGCGCGCTGGAGGCCGTGCGCTGGGCCCGCGAGGCGGGCTTCTCCTCGGCCAGCCTCGACCTCATCTACGGCACCCCGACCGAGACGCTCGACGACTGGCGAGCCACCGTCGAGGACGCCCTGACCGCCGAGCCCGACCACCTCAGCGCCTACTCGCTCATCGTCGAGGACGGCACCCGCTTCGCCGCACGCGTCCGCCGCGGCGAGGTGCCCCTGCCCGACGAGGACGACCTCGCCGACAAGTACGAGGTGGCCGACACCCTGCTCCGGCAGGCGGGGCTGGAGTGGTACGAGGTCTCGAACTGGGCGCGCCCCGGCCACGCCTGCCGCCACAACCTCGCCTACTGGCGCGGCGACGACTGGTGGGGCTTCGGCCCCGGCGCGCACAGCCACGTGGGCGGCGTCCGGTTCTGGAACGTCAAGCACCCGCGCACCTACGCCGGACGCCTCGCCGACGGGTTCTCGCCGGCCGCGGGTCGCGAGCGCCTCACCGCCGAGGACCGGCGGATCGAGCGCATCCTGCTGGAACTGCGCCTGCGCGAGGGCCTGCCCCGGGCCGTGCTCACGGACGCCGAGGCGGCCCGGGTGCCCGACCTCGCCTCCCGCGGGTGGCTGCACGTGTGGGACGACCGGGTCGCCGTCACCGACGACGGCCGCCTCCTCGCCGACGCCGCGGTGCGGGAACTCCTCGGCTGA
- a CDS encoding rhomboid family intramembrane serine protease, protein MSQQYGWTPPPPSYGRVAVPPPASTLAPARPTLGSSVVFVGGWLVLLWVLEALDVVLLGALDGFGVSPRVIAELPQVLTAPFLHFGFEHLMANSLPFLVLGVLARMAGRRPFWVATLASILVSGLFAWLLSAPSTVTAGASGLVFGWLAFLLVRGLFNRNWKQILISAAVFGFFGGMLWGVFPTLPGVSWQGHLGGAVGGVLAAWWLQRRG, encoded by the coding sequence ATGTCCCAGCAGTACGGATGGACCCCGCCCCCGCCCAGCTACGGCCGCGTGGCCGTGCCGCCCCCCGCCTCGACGCTGGCGCCCGCCCGCCCGACCCTCGGGTCGTCGGTCGTGTTCGTCGGTGGCTGGCTCGTGCTGCTGTGGGTGCTCGAGGCGCTCGACGTCGTGCTGCTCGGGGCCCTCGACGGCTTCGGCGTCAGCCCGCGCGTCATCGCCGAGCTACCGCAGGTGCTGACCGCGCCCTTCCTGCACTTCGGGTTCGAGCACCTGATGGCCAACTCGCTCCCCTTCCTCGTGCTGGGCGTGCTGGCGCGCATGGCCGGACGCCGTCCGTTCTGGGTCGCGACGCTCGCGTCGATCCTGGTGTCGGGGCTCTTCGCGTGGCTGCTGTCGGCCCCCAGCACGGTGACCGCGGGGGCGTCCGGCCTGGTGTTCGGCTGGCTGGCGTTCCTGCTGGTCCGCGGCCTGTTCAACCGCAACTGGAAGCAGATCCTCATCTCCGCGGCCGTGTTCGGCTTCTTCGGTGGCATGCTGTGGGGCGTGTTCCCGACCCTGCCCGGCGTCAGTTGGCAGGGCCACCTCGGCGGTGCCGTCGGCGGCGTGCTCGCCGCCTGGTGGCTGCAGCGGCGCGGCTGA
- a CDS encoding DUF6191 domain-containing protein, translating into MTFIEIFDPGMRHMRHQKELEKVLVVDQKKGGRGRRPDDLDSGSITIELPAPREVGWPGGVQPE; encoded by the coding sequence ATGACCTTCATCGAGATCTTCGACCCGGGCATGCGACACATGCGCCACCAGAAGGAGCTGGAGAAGGTGCTCGTCGTGGACCAGAAGAAGGGTGGCCGCGGACGTCGGCCCGACGACCTCGACTCGGGCTCGATCACCATCGAGCTGCCCGCGCCCCGCGAGGTAGGTTGGCCCGGTGGAGTTCAGCCTGAGTGA